The following are encoded together in the Petrotoga olearia DSM 13574 genome:
- the ilvD gene encoding dihydroxy-acid dehydratase has product MATYYEKQKARKVRKIWAQSDALRMGIGWDEYDLEKPYILVEDTFGESHPGSTHLNKLTDQVNQGIIEKGGRPYDFHVTDICDGWAQGHNGMNYILASREVIADIVEIHGNVNPFDGMILISSCDKPIPAHLIAAARLDYPTIFVPGGSMRPGPYMTTSGRAGEISLKEKQGLIDDFEVMQYKKTGCPSCGACQFMGTASTMQCMAEALGLALPRTALSPSTMIDILHTSRQAGRKIIELMEKGITARDILTPEAFRNAIIVHAAIGGSTNAMIHLPAIAHELGWELEVEEFDEINKFIPHLCNIAPSGKYPTETLWFAGGIPAVQEELKEYLNLDVLTVTGKTLGENLKDIKESGFYDRNLGYLFNYNLKKEEIITPINKCEEYGSVAVLKGNIAPEGAVIKYSAVSDDMMYHVGKARVFNSEEDCNKAVVEKAVDAGDVLFIRYEGPRGSGMPEMFMTTEAIMNDPKLRSSTVLITDGRFSGATKGPCVGHVSPEAMVGGPIAFVEDNDLIELDINNRKLNIIGTDGQEMEEKDIQKILEKRKEYWVKPDYSSRRGIFKKYTERATSAMKGAYME; this is encoded by the coding sequence ATGGCCACATATTACGAAAAGCAAAAGGCAAGAAAAGTAAGAAAAATATGGGCCCAAAGTGATGCTTTACGTATGGGTATAGGGTGGGATGAATATGATCTAGAGAAGCCATATATTTTAGTTGAAGATACATTTGGCGAATCTCATCCTGGGAGTACCCATCTTAATAAATTAACAGATCAAGTAAATCAAGGGATAATAGAGAAGGGTGGCAGACCATATGATTTCCATGTCACCGATATATGTGATGGATGGGCTCAAGGTCACAATGGCATGAACTATATACTTGCATCCAGAGAAGTAATTGCTGATATTGTGGAGATACATGGTAATGTAAATCCATTTGATGGTATGATTTTAATTTCATCTTGTGACAAACCTATTCCAGCTCATCTAATAGCAGCAGCTAGGTTGGATTATCCAACTATTTTTGTTCCAGGTGGATCAATGAGACCAGGTCCATATATGACAACTTCAGGTAGGGCCGGAGAAATAAGCTTAAAAGAAAAACAAGGATTAATTGATGATTTTGAGGTCATGCAATATAAAAAGACAGGATGCCCTTCTTGTGGTGCGTGCCAATTTATGGGGACTGCAAGCACTATGCAATGTATGGCAGAAGCATTAGGCTTAGCTTTACCACGTACGGCTTTATCTCCTTCTACCATGATAGATATATTACATACATCAAGACAAGCAGGTAGAAAAATTATAGAACTTATGGAGAAAGGCATTACCGCAAGAGATATTTTAACTCCTGAGGCTTTTAGAAATGCTATTATTGTACATGCGGCAATTGGAGGTTCAACGAATGCTATGATTCATCTTCCAGCCATTGCACACGAGTTAGGTTGGGAATTAGAAGTGGAGGAATTTGATGAGATTAATAAATTTATACCACATTTGTGTAATATAGCTCCAAGCGGAAAGTATCCAACAGAAACCTTATGGTTTGCAGGGGGAATTCCAGCTGTCCAAGAAGAACTTAAGGAATATTTAAATCTGGATGTTTTGACAGTGACTGGAAAAACATTGGGTGAAAACTTAAAAGATATTAAAGAGTCTGGTTTTTACGATAGAAATTTAGGATATTTATTTAATTATAATCTGAAAAAAGAAGAAATCATTACACCTATAAATAAATGTGAAGAGTACGGTTCAGTAGCTGTATTAAAAGGAAACATTGCTCCTGAAGGTGCAGTCATAAAATATTCGGCAGTTTCAGACGACATGATGTATCATGTAGGAAAAGCTAGAGTATTTAACAGTGAGGAAGATTGTAATAAAGCTGTAGTGGAGAAAGCAGTTGATGCTGGAGACGTTCTTTTTATCAGATATGAAGGACCTAGAGGTTCAGGAATGCCTGAAATGTTTATGACAACTGAAGCCATTATGAATGATCCAAAACTAAGATCCTCAACAGTACTAATAACTGATGGAAGATTTTCTGGTGCGACAAAAGGGCCGTGTGTAGGGCACGTATCTCCGGAAGCAATGGTAGGTGGACCAATTGCTTTTGTTGAAGATAACGATTTAATTGAATTAGATATTAATAATAGAAAATTAAATATCATTGGCACTGATGGACAAGAAATGGAAGAAAAGGACATTCAAAAGATATTAGAAAAGAGAAAAGAATATTGGGTAAAGCCTGATTATTCAAGTAGAAGGGGAATTTTTAAAAAATATACAGAGAGAGCTACTTCAGCTATGAAGGGCGCATATATGGAGTGA
- a CDS encoding ABC transporter ATP-binding protein, whose product MKENKELSIQNVTKIFSQRILLTKEEFKAVDDVTLEISLDPPEIFGLVGESGSGKSTLANILLQIIYPEFGKIYLNSKNIANFEITEFMKYIQPIFQDPFDSFDPMKKTDLFIYETIKNFNIAKERPAIESLINESLKNVGLDYKTVKGKYPHEFSGGQLQRIAVARALVVHPLLLVADEPVSMLDASLRISIVNLFKELKEKHNLSVLYITHDLSTAYYISDRMGVMLRGNLVEIGNAKEILDKPLHPYTQFLKEAVLEPDPDKKKITLEESEEQRMTVISEYQQRGCKFVNRCPKATDICKEKEPGYYSIKSRKVKCFLYENFK is encoded by the coding sequence ATGAAAGAAAATAAAGAACTTTCAATTCAAAACGTCACAAAAATTTTTTCTCAAAGAATACTCCTAACTAAAGAAGAATTTAAAGCTGTTGATGACGTTACTTTAGAAATATCTTTAGACCCTCCTGAGATTTTCGGATTAGTGGGAGAAAGTGGAAGCGGAAAAAGCACTTTAGCAAATATTCTTCTTCAAATAATTTATCCGGAGTTTGGAAAGATTTATTTAAATAGCAAAAATATAGCTAACTTTGAAATTACCGAGTTTATGAAATATATCCAACCAATATTTCAAGATCCTTTTGATTCATTTGATCCTATGAAAAAGACAGATCTTTTTATTTATGAAACGATCAAAAATTTTAATATAGCAAAGGAAAGGCCTGCAATAGAATCTCTTATAAATGAATCTTTAAAAAATGTTGGCTTAGATTATAAAACAGTTAAAGGAAAATATCCACATGAATTTTCCGGTGGACAACTTCAAAGAATTGCAGTAGCTAGAGCCTTAGTTGTTCATCCGTTACTTTTAGTAGCTGATGAGCCGGTTTCTATGCTAGATGCATCTTTACGAATTTCTATAGTCAATTTATTTAAAGAACTAAAAGAAAAACATAATTTAAGTGTTTTGTACATTACTCATGATTTATCTACGGCGTATTATATAAGTGATAGGATGGGAGTTATGTTAAGAGGTAATTTGGTAGAAATAGGGAATGCAAAAGAAATTTTAGATAAGCCCTTACATCCTTATACTCAGTTTTTGAAAGAAGCGGTACTCGAACCCGATCCTGACAAGAAAAAAATCACCTTAGAAGAATCAGAAGAGCAAAGAATGACTGTCATCTCAGAGTATCAACAAAGAGGATGTAAATTTGTTAATAGATGTCCGAAGGCTACAGATATTTGTAAAGAAAAAGAACCTGGATATTATTCAATTAAAAGCAGAAAAGTAAAATGTTTTTTATATGAAAACTTCAAATAA
- a CDS encoding glycoside hydrolase family 127 protein codes for MGNTKIINFTDSSKNKLTPCSISSVKIKGFINDYLETMLNVTIPSQYELLESTGRIDNFRITSGKKEGSFKGLVFNDSDVYKWLEAASYAWLFTNDDDLKEKIDNTIKEVKSAQEDDGYLNTYFMFERKKERWTDLATKHELYCVGHLIQAAIAHKRVTSEDTLFEVAVKFADLIVDTFGLDKKRGAPGHPEIEMALVELYRETKNQKYLNLAKYFLEERGNGYASTYRFFNPEYYIDHKPFKELEEMTGHAVRMLYLCTGATDIYLETGDKEIFSTLEKLWDNLVTKKMYITGGAGSRYEGESFGEDYELPNRRAYTETCAAIASYMWNYRMFLATGDAKYADLMELVLYNGLLSGISIDGKNYFYVNPLEDRGEKRRQPWYECACCPPNIARTLTSFPGYIYATSDEGIYINFYENSQANINYKGKEVKITQETDYPWNGKIKIILSTEIIEPFTLFLRIPSWANVADVTVDGEKLNKHLEKGFLKIFKPWNVTHEIILNLPMDIKFVESHPFVRENLDKVALKRGPMVYCIEKADNKEGDVWNYRIDLNEKIEPENYQINSKRVIKLKAKGYAEDLRNWEGRLYSRARRIKVGKKKIDVNLIPYFAWANREEGSMVVWIRK; via the coding sequence ATGGGTAACACAAAGATAATAAATTTTACAGATTCATCAAAGAATAAATTAACGCCTTGTTCCATAAGTTCAGTAAAAATAAAGGGGTTCATTAACGATTATTTGGAAACAATGTTGAATGTTACCATTCCTTCGCAGTATGAATTATTAGAAAGTACCGGTAGAATAGATAACTTTAGAATAACTTCGGGTAAAAAAGAAGGTTCTTTTAAAGGATTAGTTTTTAATGATTCAGATGTGTATAAATGGCTTGAAGCTGCTTCTTATGCTTGGTTGTTCACCAACGACGACGATTTAAAAGAAAAGATCGATAACACAATCAAAGAAGTAAAAAGCGCTCAAGAAGATGATGGCTATTTGAACACTTATTTTATGTTTGAAAGAAAAAAAGAGAGATGGACAGACCTCGCAACAAAACATGAACTTTATTGTGTCGGGCATTTGATTCAAGCAGCGATAGCTCATAAAAGGGTTACAAGTGAGGATACACTATTTGAAGTAGCTGTTAAATTTGCAGATTTAATTGTAGACACCTTCGGCCTAGATAAAAAACGTGGTGCACCAGGGCATCCCGAAATAGAAATGGCTCTTGTTGAGTTGTATCGTGAAACAAAGAACCAAAAATATTTAAACCTTGCGAAATATTTTTTAGAAGAAAGAGGGAATGGGTATGCGAGTACTTATCGCTTTTTCAACCCAGAATATTACATTGATCACAAACCTTTTAAAGAATTAGAAGAAATGACGGGTCATGCAGTTAGGATGTTGTACCTCTGCACCGGTGCAACGGATATTTACTTGGAAACAGGAGATAAAGAAATTTTCTCTACCTTAGAAAAACTTTGGGATAACTTGGTAACAAAAAAGATGTACATTACGGGAGGAGCCGGCTCTCGATATGAAGGTGAATCTTTTGGCGAAGATTATGAATTGCCTAATAGAAGAGCATATACAGAAACATGTGCTGCAATAGCCTCGTATATGTGGAATTATAGAATGTTCTTAGCTACAGGTGATGCTAAATATGCAGATCTAATGGAGCTAGTTTTGTACAACGGTTTACTTTCAGGAATATCCATAGATGGCAAAAATTATTTCTATGTGAATCCTTTAGAAGATAGAGGAGAAAAGAGAAGACAACCTTGGTATGAATGTGCATGTTGTCCTCCAAATATAGCAAGAACATTAACATCTTTTCCAGGTTATATTTATGCAACTTCTGATGAAGGAATATACATAAACTTCTACGAAAACAGTCAAGCAAATATTAATTACAAAGGAAAAGAAGTCAAAATTACACAAGAAACAGATTATCCTTGGAATGGGAAAATAAAGATAATACTTTCTACAGAAATTATTGAACCATTTACTTTATTTTTAAGAATTCCTTCATGGGCGAATGTTGCTGATGTAACTGTGGATGGAGAAAAATTAAACAAGCACTTAGAGAAAGGCTTTTTGAAAATATTCAAACCTTGGAATGTTACCCATGAAATAATTTTAAATTTACCAATGGACATAAAATTTGTAGAAAGTCACCCATTTGTGAGGGAAAACTTAGACAAGGTAGCTTTGAAAAGAGGACCTATGGTTTATTGTATTGAAAAAGCAGATAACAAAGAAGGAGATGTGTGGAATTATAGAATCGATTTAAATGAAAAAATCGAACCAGAAAATTATCAAATAAATTCGAAAAGAGTGATAAAATTAAAAGCAAAAGGATACGCTGAGGATTTACGAAATTGGGAGGGAAGATTGTACTCACGAGCCCGAAGAATAAAAGTAGGAAAAAAGAAAATCGATGTTAATCTAATTCCATATTTTGCCTGGGCAAATAGAGAAGAAGGATCAATGGTTGTATGGATAAGGAAGTGA
- a CDS encoding dihydrodipicolinate synthase family protein: MNYEIITPVVTAFNNNEEIDYKANERIIDFLIESGVNGILVLGSAGEFTRLSYQEKKEFFKFYSEYVDGRIDLYAGTGSMSFDETVTLSNDVKNLNYKGAVVIGPYYYNLDQEKIFIYYDKLAKSVNGSVYLYNFPARTGYSINHKTIKKLVNNNSNIIGLKDSVSEPVHTNLCILETREDNFDVFSGFDDQFLYNIAAGGKGCISALSNIVPEIWSELVKAANEGDFDKSINYQSLIQELMPLYNMDSNFSYLFKLLMVYRGVELNPTAIFPFNQIDKNIINKSKDILDAVLEKFNKIK; the protein is encoded by the coding sequence ATGAATTATGAGATAATTACCCCTGTAGTTACAGCTTTTAACAATAATGAAGAAATAGACTACAAAGCAAACGAAAGAATTATCGATTTTTTAATAGAGAGTGGTGTAAATGGTATATTGGTTCTTGGCTCTGCTGGGGAATTTACAAGATTAAGCTATCAAGAAAAAAAAGAGTTTTTTAAATTTTATTCTGAATATGTAGATGGAAGAATAGATCTTTATGCCGGAACAGGAAGTATGAGTTTTGATGAAACTGTAACATTATCAAATGACGTGAAGAATCTGAATTATAAAGGAGCTGTTGTTATTGGTCCTTATTATTATAATTTAGATCAAGAAAAGATATTTATATATTATGATAAACTTGCTAAATCTGTAAATGGAAGTGTATATCTTTATAACTTCCCAGCTAGAACAGGATATTCTATAAACCACAAAACAATAAAAAAATTAGTAAATAACAACTCTAATATTATAGGCCTTAAAGATTCAGTGTCAGAACCAGTTCATACTAATTTGTGCATATTAGAAACAAGAGAAGATAATTTCGATGTTTTTTCTGGTTTTGATGATCAATTCTTATACAATATTGCTGCGGGTGGAAAAGGATGTATTTCCGCATTAAGTAACATCGTGCCAGAGATATGGAGTGAATTAGTGAAAGCAGCCAATGAAGGGGATTTTGACAAATCTATTAATTATCAATCATTAATTCAAGAATTAATGCCTTTATATAATATGGATAGTAATTTTTCCTATTTATTCAAATTGCTTATGGTATACAGAGGGGTAGAATTAAATCCAACAGCAATTTTTCCATTTAATCAAATAGATAAAAATATTATTAATAAAAGTAAAGATATTTTAGATGCAGTCTTAGAAAAGTTTAATAAAATAAAATAA
- a CDS encoding alpha-N-arabinofuranosidase: protein MKKAKMHIDKNFVIDKVDNRLFGSFIEHLGRAVYTGIYEPSHPKADEKGFRKDVIDLVKELNVSIVRYPGGNFVSGYNWEDGVGPKEKRPKKLELAWRSLEPNEFGTNEFIEWCKLVNTEPMMSINLGTRGIDEARNFVEYCNSPEGSYYSDLRKQHGYNDPHNIKVWCLGNEMDGPWQIGHKTALEYARLAEETAKVMKLVDPNLSLVASGSSGWHIPTFGEWEATVLEHTYDYVDFISLHAYYDNYENNIENFLAKSINMDSYIESAVAACDYVKGRKKTNKTIYISFDEWNVWFHSRKEDEKVEPWQIAPPLLEDVYTFEDALLVGLMLITLLKHADRVKIACLAQLVNVIAPIMTRKGGGAWRQTIFYPFMHASNFGRGTVLQPVISAETYDTKDFKGVPFVDAVPVFNEEKSELTIFAVNRAQDKMEFDCELKGFENYSVIEHIILENNDLKAVNTEDNPDNVKPHNNGNARNEGGKVKAELSPLSWNVIRLKK, encoded by the coding sequence ATGAAAAAAGCAAAAATGCATATAGACAAAAACTTTGTGATTGATAAGGTAGATAACAGACTTTTTGGTTCTTTTATAGAACATCTTGGTAGAGCTGTTTATACAGGTATATATGAGCCTAGTCATCCTAAAGCAGATGAAAAAGGGTTCAGAAAAGATGTAATAGATTTGGTCAAAGAATTAAACGTTTCTATTGTTAGGTATCCAGGAGGAAACTTCGTTTCAGGATACAACTGGGAGGATGGTGTAGGTCCAAAAGAGAAAAGACCTAAAAAACTTGAATTAGCCTGGCGCTCCTTAGAACCAAACGAATTTGGTACCAACGAGTTTATAGAATGGTGCAAGTTAGTTAATACAGAACCTATGATGTCAATTAATTTAGGTACCAGAGGAATAGATGAAGCTAGAAATTTTGTTGAGTATTGCAACTCCCCTGAAGGAAGTTATTACAGTGATTTAAGAAAACAACATGGTTACAATGATCCACACAACATAAAAGTATGGTGTTTAGGGAATGAAATGGATGGGCCATGGCAAATTGGACACAAAACGGCATTAGAATACGCCAGACTGGCAGAAGAAACCGCTAAAGTGATGAAATTAGTTGATCCAAATTTGAGTTTGGTTGCTTCTGGAAGCTCAGGATGGCACATTCCAACTTTTGGTGAATGGGAAGCAACTGTACTCGAGCATACTTACGATTATGTTGATTTTATTTCTTTGCATGCCTACTACGACAATTATGAAAATAACATAGAAAACTTCTTAGCAAAGTCTATTAATATGGATTCATATATAGAATCAGCTGTAGCTGCATGTGATTATGTAAAAGGTCGTAAGAAAACTAACAAAACAATTTATATATCATTTGATGAATGGAACGTCTGGTTTCATTCAAGAAAAGAAGATGAGAAAGTTGAACCCTGGCAAATTGCTCCACCATTACTGGAAGATGTATACACTTTTGAAGATGCCTTGTTGGTAGGTTTAATGCTAATTACGCTCCTAAAACATGCTGATAGGGTTAAGATAGCTTGTTTAGCACAGTTGGTAAATGTAATTGCCCCTATTATGACAAGAAAAGGTGGAGGTGCATGGAGGCAAACGATATTCTATCCATTCATGCATGCCTCTAACTTTGGAAGAGGCACTGTTTTACAACCAGTCATTTCAGCTGAAACATATGACACTAAAGATTTTAAAGGTGTTCCATTTGTTGATGCTGTTCCTGTTTTTAACGAAGAGAAAAGCGAATTAACGATATTTGCAGTAAATAGGGCACAAGATAAGATGGAGTTTGATTGTGAATTAAAAGGATTTGAAAATTATTCTGTGATAGAGCACATAATTTTAGAAAACAATGATCTTAAAGCTGTAAATACAGAAGATAATCCAGACAACGTTAAACCTCACAACAATGGAAACGCCAGAAATGAAGGAGGAAAAGTAAAAGCTGAATTATCACCACTTTCTTGGAACGTTATTAGATTAAAGAAGTAA
- a CDS encoding ABC transporter ATP-binding protein — protein MTLLEINNINAYYIHNTQKTRAVENVSLSVEDNEIIGIAGESGCGKSTLVKTIYGAIEPPLYLENGSVIYNFKNLNSNANITTDNIPLFWWKKISYIPQASMNVLNPVRKIKKFFENLWTAHKQDLSFKNYQKLLSTHLEHLGLPLNILEYYPHQLSGGMKQRVIIGAASLFHPDLIIADEPTSALDVGVQLDVLRLLLKIQKESENTIIVVAHDMSVMANFCTKIAIMYAGNIVEIGKTQDIFKHSLHPYTKLLIDSLPKIGDKRGLRGIPGSPPDLTSPPSGCRFHPRCPYSFELCKKVTPKMNEISSGHQISCHLIDRGERNERK, from the coding sequence ATGACATTGTTAGAAATTAATAATATTAATGCTTATTACATACATAATACCCAAAAAACTAGAGCGGTGGAAAATGTCTCTCTTTCCGTTGAAGATAATGAAATTATTGGTATTGCAGGTGAATCTGGTTGTGGAAAATCAACGTTGGTGAAAACAATCTATGGTGCTATTGAACCTCCGCTTTATTTGGAAAATGGGTCGGTTATTTATAACTTCAAAAATTTAAATTCTAATGCAAATATAACTACTGATAATATTCCTCTTTTTTGGTGGAAGAAAATTTCTTATATTCCCCAAGCTTCGATGAACGTACTAAACCCAGTAAGAAAAATTAAGAAATTTTTTGAAAATTTGTGGACCGCTCACAAACAAGATTTGAGTTTTAAAAATTATCAAAAATTATTAAGTACCCATCTAGAACATCTTGGACTACCCTTAAATATTTTAGAATATTATCCTCACCAATTATCTGGCGGAATGAAACAAAGAGTTATTATAGGAGCTGCTTCTTTATTTCACCCTGATTTGATAATTGCAGATGAACCTACTTCTGCACTGGATGTAGGTGTGCAATTAGATGTATTACGCTTACTATTAAAGATACAAAAAGAAAGTGAAAATACTATTATAGTAGTAGCTCATGATATGTCTGTAATGGCGAATTTTTGTACGAAAATCGCTATTATGTACGCGGGAAATATTGTTGAAATTGGTAAAACACAGGATATTTTCAAACATTCTTTACATCCTTATACCAAACTTTTAATTGATTCTTTACCAAAAATAGGAGACAAAAGAGGATTAAGAGGAATACCAGGAAGCCCTCCTGACTTAACTTCACCACCTTCAGGGTGCCGATTTCATCCACGTTGCCCATATTCTTTTGAATTGTGTAAAAAAGTAACACCGAAGATGAATGAAATTTCGTCAGGACATCAAATCTCTTGTCATTTGATTGATAGGGGTGAAAGAAATGAAAGAAAATAA
- a CDS encoding ABC transporter permease translates to MKKNLAAYIVRRLLQFLILVFISTSFIFILPRLSTDTGPVEQAIGRAMSQGQYTDPQAVEHLRKSLEISYGLEGNILQQYFNFWRNFLKGDLGPSFAYFPTPVTDLIFNALPWTIGLLGTTTILSWLIGNWIGGVVGCNRNKKWARSIEVIINGFRPFPHYILALILLIFFSYILPIFPSGGAYPPGTIPELSWGFFVIVIKHAFLPALSLLILGIGGWFQGMRTLVSHIIKEDYVVYAKFAAINKKEIFRNYILRNAMLPQITGLALQLGMLFSGTLIVEIVFNYPGIGFLAYQAILRSDYNLIMGVTIFSIVAVALGTLIVDLLYPLIDPRITYVK, encoded by the coding sequence ATGAAAAAAAATTTAGCCGCTTATATTGTTAGAAGACTTTTACAATTTTTAATCCTTGTTTTTATTAGTACATCTTTTATCTTTATACTTCCTAGACTATCTACTGATACTGGTCCAGTAGAACAAGCTATTGGGCGTGCTATGAGTCAAGGTCAGTACACTGATCCTCAGGCTGTGGAGCATTTAAGAAAAAGTTTAGAAATCTCTTATGGATTAGAAGGAAATATTTTACAACAATACTTTAATTTTTGGAGAAACTTTTTAAAAGGTGATCTGGGACCTTCTTTTGCCTATTTCCCGACACCAGTAACTGATTTGATATTTAATGCGTTACCTTGGACAATAGGACTTTTAGGTACAACAACTATTTTATCTTGGCTGATTGGAAACTGGATAGGTGGTGTGGTTGGCTGTAACCGCAATAAAAAGTGGGCTAGAAGCATCGAAGTTATAATTAATGGGTTCAGACCTTTTCCTCATTATATACTAGCTTTAATCCTTTTAATTTTCTTTTCTTATATTTTACCAATTTTTCCCTCAGGTGGAGCATACCCCCCTGGTACAATCCCAGAATTGAGTTGGGGTTTTTTCGTTATTGTAATTAAACACGCTTTTTTACCAGCGCTTTCCCTTTTGATTCTAGGAATAGGAGGATGGTTCCAAGGCATGAGAACATTAGTTTCCCATATTATTAAGGAAGATTATGTAGTTTATGCAAAATTTGCCGCTATCAATAAAAAAGAAATATTTAGAAATTATATTTTGAGAAATGCCATGTTACCTCAAATAACCGGATTAGCTCTTCAATTAGGAATGCTTTTTAGCGGAACGCTAATAGTTGAAATTGTTTTCAATTACCCAGGTATTGGATTCTTAGCTTATCAAGCAATTTTAAGATCAGACTACAATTTAATTATGGGAGTTACAATTTTTTCTATAGTTGCTGTCGCTTTGGGCACCTTGATAGTTGATCTATTATATCCTTTAATTGATCCTAGAATAACATATGTCAAATAA
- a CDS encoding ABC transporter permease subunit, producing the protein MIIIIFFSLLSFFSPIDPFSTYYAPVNRPPSRDYIFGTNSKGQDLFWMTSYAFRNSIIFGLITASISRIIALLFGTVSGYRGGKTDNILMIINDSFITLPILLVMILIAMVFRRLPFFLLAVVLGLFGWPWDARLFRSQILSLRERKLTYTAKFSGMKTLNIIFKIYFPHLTPVFFSTFINNMIWSLGLEVTLSVLGLTSLQTPTIGTTIYWANQHQALILGIWWWLAIPIIGAIVLFTSLYLITISMNEYVDPRMRVQGGN; encoded by the coding sequence ATGATTATCATAATTTTTTTCTCTTTGCTTTCTTTTTTTAGCCCGATAGATCCTTTTTCAACGTATTATGCTCCTGTTAATCGTCCACCAAGCAGAGATTATATTTTTGGTACCAATTCTAAAGGTCAAGATCTTTTCTGGATGACCTCGTATGCTTTTCGTAACTCCATAATTTTTGGTTTAATAACTGCTTCTATTTCAAGGATAATAGCTTTGCTTTTTGGAACAGTTTCTGGTTACAGAGGAGGAAAAACTGATAATATCCTTATGATTATTAATGACAGTTTTATTACTCTTCCTATTTTGCTTGTTATGATATTAATTGCAATGGTCTTTCGAAGACTTCCGTTCTTTTTATTAGCAGTGGTCTTAGGACTTTTTGGATGGCCTTGGGATGCAAGATTGTTCAGATCTCAAATATTAAGTCTAAGAGAAAGAAAGTTAACTTATACTGCAAAATTTTCTGGAATGAAGACTCTTAATATTATTTTCAAGATATATTTTCCCCATTTGACTCCTGTTTTCTTTTCAACTTTTATTAATAATATGATATGGTCCCTAGGTTTAGAAGTAACTTTATCTGTTTTGGGGTTAACTAGTCTTCAAACTCCAACTATTGGTACTACGATTTATTGGGCAAATCAACATCAGGCATTAATACTTGGTATTTGGTGGTGGTTGGCTATACCAATAATAGGAGCCATCGTACTTTTTACTTCTTTGTATCTTATAACAATAAGTATGAACGAATATGTAGACCCAAGAATGCGTGTTCAAGGAGGAAATTAA